A stretch of Choristoneura fumiferana chromosome 29, NRCan_CFum_1, whole genome shotgun sequence DNA encodes these proteins:
- the LOC141444379 gene encoding uncharacterized protein: MESLALVLFILAIIVHFNGVLCENDSINKEIDKFHRFKRSHEHDKTLNSTKTKEQGNIVTEKSKKEVANKKSEQIAPKIRPKIEKDEPKERYSKIVNIKQIEKSVNPRNLQHFIEDIDEELPVPAKHIQINEHQLKENVKPVLNNETSKGTKPAQNDKIENIPKKVLPENTTKESSQSSIKKLKTGDPGNDKNATAKSPLDLSGQLSAKLVNRTKEADKKSVQSVCKLPKNESDNKKQGAESSIIEIKEHKYEEEIVRYYPTKACQPNIKRHWEASQNFNPQFSKSPYIQAMNPNQGLSEADPYQRVKYNKENYVSAYTCVNLKDQRNGNYFYANFDVKPYNPAKNERIYQGYNYDRIRKVWLDRDTKIITAIKPDACVQTNVKSYITDESYPYLNKR; the protein is encoded by the exons ATTAACAAAGAAATAGACAAGTTTCATCGTTTCAAACGAAGCCATGAACATGACAAAACTCTAAACTCAACCAAAACTAAAGAACAAGGCAATATAGTCACTGAAAAATCCAAAAAAGAAGTAGCTAATAAAAAAAGTGAACAAATAGCTCCAAAAATAAGACCTAAAATTGAGAAAGATGAACCAAAAGAAAGATATAGCAAGATAGTCAACATtaaacaaattgaaaaatcAGTTAATCCTAGAAACTTGCAACATTTTATTGAAGATATAGACGAAGAACTGCCAGTTCCTGCGAAACACATCCAGATTAACGAACACCAATTGAAAGAAAACGTTAAACctgtattaaataatgaaacttCAAAAGGTACCAAACCTGCACAGAACGACAAGATCGAGAATATTCCTAAGAAAGTTCTTCCAGAAAATACAACAAAGGAATCATCGCAATCatcgataaaaaaattaaaaacaggtGATCCGGGAAATGATAAAAATGCTACAGCTAAATCACCGTTAGATTTAAGTGGACAGCTCAGTGCAAAATTAGTAAATAGGACGAAAGAAGCAGACAAGAAATCAGTCCAAAGTGTTTGTAAATTACCAAAAAATGAATCGGATAATAAGAAGCAGGGAGCAGAAA GCAGTATAATAGAAATCAAAGAACATAAATATGAAGAAGAGATAGTGCGTTACTATCCAACCAAAGCGTGTCAGCCGAATATAAAAAGACATTGGGAAGCGAGCCAAAATTTCAATCCACAATTCAGCAAAAGTCCTTATATTCAAGCGATGAATCCAAACCAAGGACTTTCAGAAGCAGATCCTTATCAAAGAGTTAAATATAATAAGGAAAATTATGTATCAGCATATACTTGCGTAAATCTTAAGGACCAACGTAATGGAAACTATTTTTATGCTAACTTCGATGTTAAACCTTACAATCCAGCAAAAAATGAACGGATATACCAAGGATATAATTATGACAGAATCAGAAAAGTTTGGCTAGACAGGGATACCAAAATAATTACAGCGATAAAACCCGACGCATGCGTCCAGACAAATGTGAAAAGTTATATTACAGATGAATCATATCCATATTTGAACAAACGTTAA